Within Desulfocurvibacter africanus subsp. africanus DSM 2603, the genomic segment TGGTTGCCCAGGGGAATGCCCGCATCGGCCAGCTTCGCCAAAGCCTCGCGCGCCGAGCGCGTCACCTCGCGCGGATGGTTGAAGTGGGTGTTGAGCCACACCGGGTGGTGCTTCCGGATGATCGACATCAGATCGTCCGTTATGCGGTAAGGCAGCACCACGGGCATGCGGCTGCCGATGCGCACGACCTCCACGTGCTCGATCTTGCGCAGGTTCCACAGCAGCCAGTCGAGGGTCTCGTCGGGCAGCATGAGCGGATCGCCGCCGGACAGGAGCACGTCGCGCACGCGCGGCGCGGAGCGGATGTAGGCCAAGCCCTGCTCCATCTGCGCGCGGCTCGGGATGTGCCCTTCGTCGCCCACCTTGCGCTTGCGCGTGCAGTGGCGGCAGTACATGGCGCACAGGTTGGAAACGTGGAACAGCACGCGGTCCGGGTAGCGGTGGGTGATGCCCGGCGCGGGGCTGTCCTCGTCCTCGTGCAGCGGGTCGGCCATGTCGTGCGGACCGATGTCCAGTTCGTGCACCGAGGGGAAGGCCTGCCGGAAGACCGGGTCGTTGGCGTAGTCCGCCGTGTCGATGAGCGACAGGTAGTACGGCGTGATGGACAAGGGGAATTTTTCCAGCGTGCGCTCGTAACCCGCGCGCTCCTCGGGCCCGAAGCGGATGCCCGTGAGCGTCTCGAAGCTTTCGATATCGCGCACCGTGTGGCGGATGTGCCAGCGCCAGTCGGTCCATTTGGCCTTGTTCGCCTGGCAGCTGATGCGTTTGCTGACTTCCTGCTGGCGTGGGTTGTATATGGTCATGCGTTTTTCTCCTTTGGTTGATCCTCATGCACAAGAGCTGGGAAGGGCTTTGCCCTCCCCAGACCCCTCCCACCAGGGGCGGCGCGCCCCTGGACCCGCGAGTTTCAATGGAAGTGTCGTTTGGCCATCCTGCCCTGTATTGAAAATACGGGGTCCAGGGGGCCGAGCTCCCTGGCGGGGAGAGGTCCGGAGAGGGGCGGCGCCCCTCTCCGGCCGCGCCGTGCGCCGCCCTACAGCACCTGCGCCAGAAAAGCCCTGGTGCGATCTTCCCTCGGCTGGCCGAAAACCTGCTCAGGCGTGCCCTGCTCCAGGATGACGCCTTCGTCCATGAAGTAGACGGTATCGGCAACCTCGCGGGCGAAGCCCATCTCGTGCGTGACCACGACCATGGTCATGCCCTCGGCGGCCAGTTCTTTCATGACCGCGAGCACCTCGCCCACCAGTTCGGGGTCCAGGGCGCTGGTGGGCTCGTCGAAGAGGATGGCTTCGGGTTCCATGGCCAGGGCGCGGGCGATGGCCACGCGCTGCTTCTGGCCGCCCGACAACTGGCTGGGCCAGACGTCCACCTTGTCCGACAGCCCGACCTTGTCCAGGTATGCGCGGGCGGTCTCCACGGCCTCGTCCTTGGATTTACCCAGGACCTGCGTGGGGCCTTCGATGACATTGCCCAGCACGGTCATGTGCGGAAAGAGGTTGAAGTGCTGAAAGACCATGCCGACCTTGGTGCGCATGGCATTGATGGCCCGCTCCGTATCTTCCACGGGCTTGCCGCCTATGGCCACGCGGCCTTTCTGCGGGCGTTCCAGGTAGTTCACGCAGCGCAGCAAGGTGGACTTGCCCGAGCCCGAGGAGCCGATGACCGTGACCACCTCGGAGCGGGTCACGTCCAGGTCGATGCCGCGCAGCACGTGCAGTTCGCCGAACCATTTGTGCAGGCCGCGCACGCTGATCATTGCAGACTGGGGTGATGGGGGCGACTGGGGCGTCTGGCCGGTTTCCCGGTTGTCTGGGTTCATGTTCATATCATTCCCTCGCTGAGGCTCAGGCGTCGCTCCACCCTGGAGAACAGCCAGGTGAATACGCCGGTGTAGAAGAGGTAGAACAGGGCCGCGATGGTCAGCATCTCCATCATGCGGAAGTTGGACGAGGCCAGTTGCTGGCTCTTGAGCAGCAGCTCGTTGATGGTGATGGCGCTGGCCAGGGACGAGTCCTTGAGCGCGATGATGAATTGGTTGCCCAAAGCCGGCACCGCTCGCTTAAAGGCTTGGGGCAGGATGATGCGCAGCATGGCCCGTGGGTAGGTCATGCCCAGGGAGCGCGCGGCCTCCATCTGGCCGGGCGCGATGGACCCGATGGCTCCCCGGAATATCTCGCCGATGTAGGCTCCGTTGTGGACGCCGAGGGCCAGCATGGCCGAGGTCAGGGCCGACAGGCCCAGGGTGCCGCGCAGCCCGTAATACAGGAACAGCAGCTGCAACAGCAGCGGCGTGCCTCGAATGACGTAGATGTACCCTCGGGCGGGCAGGTTGAGCACGGCCTTGTCCGATATGCGCAGGAAGGCCGTGGCCAGCCCCAAGGCCAGCCCGAGCAGGATGCCCAGGGCCGTGACCTGCAGGGTCATCCAGGCCGCGGGCAGGAAATAGGGCAAAAATTGCGGGAGCACCGTGAAGTCGTAATCCATGCACTTCTCCGGTTGATGGTGGGAGCGCGCTTGCGCTGAAAGGCGGGCGGCATTGGGATGGCCGCCCACCCGTAGAGTCCGGCGGGCTTACTTCGTGGTCACGTCGGCATCGAGCCACTTGCGGCTGATGGACCTGAGCGTGCCGTCCTCGTGCATCGTGGCCAGGATTGCGTTGACCGCATCGCGCAGGCCCCCGGCATCCTTCTTGAAAACTACGGCGATGTCCTCGCTGCGCAGGGGCGAGCCGAGCAGGCGCACGTTGAAGCGATTCCCACTCTGGGCGTTGACGCCCACGACCCGGTCGGTAATGACCGCGTCCACCACGCCGTTGTCCAGCTCCAGCAAGGTCTGATTATCGTCCTTGTAGAGGCGCACGTCGCCCGCGCCGAGCTGCTTGGCGTCCTGCTCGAAGGTCGTGCCCGTGACCACGCCCACGATTTTGCCCTTGAGCTCGTCCGGGCTCTGGTAGGACGCGTCCTGGCGCACCACGAGCTGCGCGCCCGAGTAGTAGTAGGGCGAGGAGAAATCCACGACTTTCTGACGTTCGGGCGTAACGGCCATGCTGCCCAGGATGCCGTCGTAGGCCCCGGAGCGCAGACCTTCGATGATGCCGCTCCACTCTGTGGTCACGGGTATGAACTGCACGCCCAGGCGTTTGGCCACCTGGTTGGCCACGTCCACGTCGAAGCCCACCAGCTCGTTCTGCTCGTTATAAAAATTGAAGGGCGGATAGCCGCCGCTCATGGCGAAGCTGATTTTGCCGCTTTGCTTGACCCGCTCCAGGGCGGTCTGTTCGTCGGAGCCGCAGCCCGTGGCCAGGGCTGCCAGGGTGAGCGTGAGAAGGATCGTGGTCAGCAGGTGTCGCATGTTCATGCGTAGCTCCTTGGGTGGTTCGGGTTCCGCGCACGACGGGAGACGCTCGGGGCTTTGCGGCCGAAGCGTCATAAGCGTCCAGTACGCTCGCGGCAGCGAGACTCCGTAGGGCGTCCGTGGGGGAATGCCATGAAGGAGCCAGGGCGCGATGGTTTGGGTCCGTTACGTGTGCTTGTGTCGAGAATAGCGACCGGGGAGCGGAAGCGACCCGAGAGGTCGGCTCCGTCGGCCGTCATGGACCGGGGCGCGCATGCGCCCGCTTTGACGCGCTTCGCCGGAACGGCAAAGGCACTGCGTTACACACCAGGGGCGAGGACATGCTTATTTACAATACGCTGTACATCAATCCTCGCGAATTCATACCTGAGCCACTATGCTTTACTGCGCCTGATATGCTCAGGAGGCTCGAAAGCAATCATGACGCACTCTGCACGCCTGATTCGACTAATGTATGCCATAGATGAACAGGCATGTCAAACCGACTCGCGGCAGTGGACAACCTTGATTTGCAGACATTCGGCATTGCTTGCGGAAGTAGACGGATGCACGACGATATTACATGGCTTCAGGCGCTTGCTACCCAATGCGGGGGCGCATGAGGACAGGCTCCACCCGTACGCCCCAGCCGAGTCCGATGCGATGCGGCTACGCCGGCCATGCTTGGCCGGCGTTGACTTCTGCGCCGGGATCGTCCACTACGATCTGGGCAATTCCGATCCGAATCATCCGGCCGGCACACCGGCCCAAGCGGCCCGACCAAGGAGCCACCATGATCCGACTCAGCCAATCACCCGCCTGGAAAGCCCTGCTGGACCATTATCCCCAGATGGCCGACACGCACATGCGCGACCTGTTCGCCTCTGATCCGCGGCGCTTTAATAGATTTTCCCTGCGCGTGGGCGACATCCTGCTGGACTACTCCAAGAACCTCGTCAACGAGGAGACCATGCGCCTGCTGGCGGACCTGGCCCGTCAGCAGCAGGTGGAGGAGCGCCGCGCGGCCATGTTCGCGGGCGAGAAGATCAACACCACTGAGCGGCGGGCCGTGCTGCACGTGGCCCTGCGCAACCGGAGCAACCGGCCCATTTACGTGGACGGCCATGATGTCATGCCCGAGGTCCACCGCGTGCTCAAGCATATGCGGGCCTTCGTGCGGCGCGTGCGCGCCGGCGAATGGACGGGCTGGACCGGCCGCCGGATCACGGACGTGGTCAACATCGGCATCGGCGGCTCGGACCTGGGGCCGCTCATGGCCACCCAGGCCTTGGCCTACTACCGCCTGCCGAACATGCGCGCGCATTTCGTATCCAACGTGGACGCCACGCATCTGGTCGAGACGCTCAAAGGCCTGGACCCGGAGACGACCCTGTTCATAGTGGCCTCCAAGACCTTCACCACGCAGGAGACCCTGACCAACGCGAACTCCGCCAAGGGCTGGCTGCTGGATGCCGCCGGAGACGAGCGCGCCGTGGCCAGACATTTCGTGGCCCTGTCCACCAACGTCGAGGCCGTGAAGTCCTTCGGCATCGACCCGGACAACATGTTCGAGTTCTGGGACTGGGTCGGCGGGCGCTATTCCCTGTGGTCGGCCATTGGCCTGCCCATCGCGCTGGCCGTGGGCTTCGACGTCTTCGAGCGGCTGCTCGACGGCGCGCATGCCATGGACGAGCATTTCCGCACCACGCCGCTGGAGCGCAACATGCCCGTCATCCTGGCCCTGATCGGCGTCTGGTACGCCGACTTCTTTGGCGCCGAGAGTCTGGCTGTCCTGCCCTACGACCAGTACCTGGCGCGCTTCCCGGCCTACCTGCAGCAGGGCGACATGGAGTCCAACGGCAAGGGCGTGACCCTGAACGGGCAGGCCGTGGACTACCACACCGGGCCCATCATCTGGGGCGAGCCGGGCACCAACGGCCAGCACGCCTTCTACCAGCTCATCCACCAGGGCACGCGCATGGTGCCCTGCGACTTCCTGGCTCCGGCCCGCAGCCTGAATCCCGTGGGCGATCACCATGAGAAGCTGCTGTCCAACTTCTTCGCCCAGACCGAGGCGCTCATGAAGGGCAAGACCGAGGAGGAGGCGCTCGCCGAGATGGAAGCCGCGGGCAAGGAGCCCGAGGAAATCGAGCGGCTCCTTCCGCACCGCGTCTTCCCGGGCAATCGACCCTCGAACTCCATTCTCTATCGCGAGCTGACGCCCGAGACCCTGGGCAGCCTCATCGCCCTGTACGAGCACAAGATCTTTATCCAGGGCGCCATCTGGCGCATCAACTCCTTCGATCAATGGGGCGTGGAACTGGGCAAGCAACTGGCGAATGCCATCCTGCCGGAGCTGCAGGGAGACGAGTCCTTGACGGGCCACGATGCGTCCACAAACGGCCTGATCAACGCCTACAAGGCCATGCGAGGCTAGAGTGTCCGCGAAGGTTGCTTGCGTCTCAACAGGCTTCAGCCATCCGCACGCGAAAGCGCTCTCGGAACCACGCGATTCCTTGGCAGCCCGCCATGACCTGCCCGTGGATTCCTCCGGATCGCGTTGCCTCATCAGGTCCGCGAGACCCGAAGACGCCGAAGCCTTGCAGGCCGTGCACACGGCCGCCGTGTCCGCCGTGCCTGCGCATATTTACCCGCCTGAGATTCTGAACGCCTGGCGAGACTCCATCAGCAGCCTGCGCATGAGCTCGTATATGGCCGATCCCGGCCTGCTCTTCCTGGTTGCCCGGCATAATGGCGCGGCAGTCGGTTTCGGTTGCCTGGAAGGCCAACTTATCCGCGCGGTATACGTGCATCCGGGCCATGGCCGGCAAGGTTTTGGGCAAGCGC encodes:
- the ablA gene encoding lysine 2,3-aminomutase, translated to MTIYNPRQQEVSKRISCQANKAKWTDWRWHIRHTVRDIESFETLTGIRFGPEERAGYERTLEKFPLSITPYYLSLIDTADYANDPVFRQAFPSVHELDIGPHDMADPLHEDEDSPAPGITHRYPDRVLFHVSNLCAMYCRHCTRKRKVGDEGHIPSRAQMEQGLAYIRSAPRVRDVLLSGGDPLMLPDETLDWLLWNLRKIEHVEVVRIGSRMPVVLPYRITDDLMSIIRKHHPVWLNTHFNHPREVTRSAREALAKLADAGIPLGNQSVLLAGVNDCPRIMRSLLHKLVRNRVRPYYLYQCDLSEGLTHFRTPVGKGIEIIESLVGHTSGFARPTYVIDAPGGGGKIPVTPNYVISWATNKVVLRNYEGVITTYAEPDCYTPTICDRDCASCDLQLKEQDAEEYAAVGIERLVSDWDDTQSLVPEGTARLDRRPGGDNAQEGSHDG
- a CDS encoding amino acid ABC transporter ATP-binding protein, with translation MNMNPDNRETGQTPQSPPSPQSAMISVRGLHKWFGELHVLRGIDLDVTRSEVVTVIGSSGSGKSTLLRCVNYLERPQKGRVAIGGKPVEDTERAINAMRTKVGMVFQHFNLFPHMTVLGNVIEGPTQVLGKSKDEAVETARAYLDKVGLSDKVDVWPSQLSGGQKQRVAIARALAMEPEAILFDEPTSALDPELVGEVLAVMKELAAEGMTMVVVTHEMGFAREVADTVYFMDEGVILEQGTPEQVFGQPREDRTRAFLAQVL
- a CDS encoding amino acid ABC transporter permease, which codes for MDYDFTVLPQFLPYFLPAAWMTLQVTALGILLGLALGLATAFLRISDKAVLNLPARGYIYVIRGTPLLLQLLFLYYGLRGTLGLSALTSAMLALGVHNGAYIGEIFRGAIGSIAPGQMEAARSLGMTYPRAMLRIILPQAFKRAVPALGNQFIIALKDSSLASAITINELLLKSQQLASSNFRMMEMLTIAALFYLFYTGVFTWLFSRVERRLSLSEGMI
- a CDS encoding ABC transporter substrate-binding protein, whose amino-acid sequence is MNMRHLLTTILLTLTLAALATGCGSDEQTALERVKQSGKISFAMSGGYPPFNFYNEQNELVGFDVDVANQVAKRLGVQFIPVTTEWSGIIEGLRSGAYDGILGSMAVTPERQKVVDFSSPYYYSGAQLVVRQDASYQSPDELKGKIVGVVTGTTFEQDAKQLGAGDVRLYKDDNQTLLELDNGVVDAVITDRVVGVNAQSGNRFNVRLLGSPLRSEDIAVVFKKDAGGLRDAVNAILATMHEDGTLRSISRKWLDADVTTK
- the pgi gene encoding glucose-6-phosphate isomerase, which encodes MIRLSQSPAWKALLDHYPQMADTHMRDLFASDPRRFNRFSLRVGDILLDYSKNLVNEETMRLLADLARQQQVEERRAAMFAGEKINTTERRAVLHVALRNRSNRPIYVDGHDVMPEVHRVLKHMRAFVRRVRAGEWTGWTGRRITDVVNIGIGGSDLGPLMATQALAYYRLPNMRAHFVSNVDATHLVETLKGLDPETTLFIVASKTFTTQETLTNANSAKGWLLDAAGDERAVARHFVALSTNVEAVKSFGIDPDNMFEFWDWVGGRYSLWSAIGLPIALAVGFDVFERLLDGAHAMDEHFRTTPLERNMPVILALIGVWYADFFGAESLAVLPYDQYLARFPAYLQQGDMESNGKGVTLNGQAVDYHTGPIIWGEPGTNGQHAFYQLIHQGTRMVPCDFLAPARSLNPVGDHHEKLLSNFFAQTEALMKGKTEEEALAEMEAAGKEPEEIERLLPHRVFPGNRPSNSILYRELTPETLGSLIALYEHKIFIQGAIWRINSFDQWGVELGKQLANAILPELQGDESLTGHDASTNGLINAYKAMRG
- a CDS encoding GNAT family N-acetyltransferase, with the protein product MAARHDLPVDSSGSRCLIRSARPEDAEALQAVHTAAVSAVPAHIYPPEILNAWRDSISSLRMSSYMADPGLLFLVARHNGAAVGFGCLEGQLIRAVYVHPGHGRQGFGQALLQALENAARKSGFKCVFLRASLNAAPFYVRNGYTDLGPGEFDLCADLSMPCRRMAKVV